One stretch of Thalassophryne amazonica chromosome 17, fThaAma1.1, whole genome shotgun sequence DNA includes these proteins:
- the LOC117530085 gene encoding uncharacterized protein LOC117530085, translating into MGQKLEKTSEKEQEESRDGSDWTEQAGNTQRTETNAQNESTHQCGDNLGGFATIQRTGAISQRSIRCLPAGHEGKLATDPQTEQPIRNLAQCDPPLYNRRKRVGGGSQSCGVSRSAEEPKTVQTPKETRQPSEFCLGVHRASETEATDMEQRHGKKYQISVSNLGLTASCDPANEEDFVVLEKDDTWLTSNGRGKLPFGNMVKSENLQTSVAKGLKENSSVAIDDEKPHHPYSNPPEEKVNERQICSKTDMTDSVAAHTACFGIEMAQRFPEVTGSRCHLKGVSCVGAACTATTGRGKTARQQSLNGCGMGRVSPNIPQEHWSKHNTGSIKRMRCADGLENVFDEEVQLIMQEVPDDEEELTRKMKANGEFHLEKMDPSLSEPGNQDKENQNSQFNEHRTQHDNRLAGSVSDRTKGVVSGHEGCDEKIQTASLKKDSKLVCFSAVNTKPSLTRAFPKEDTSTETQLSTVTSQPVTEVNPESCVPLKDSVPKDKVKVKGPPPPVPKKPKKTFIKLKMAKLSTDAHRRGKDQLHSEEKVQRSHTFHFNKDTPYNTPSNMDMFLLLDNRGAYAKKSNIRQMSADPELWQHLPLGQADDQHKDMIDFDFCGRLAELSPDDETKNLDMLQKRLFLEKRRRYKGSPPPVPKKPHKSFASTERILDPEVTSENEIQRPKLGFSGTSEPEPQQMFDKAEAKVIHSDHNKYGNHKNITGHDSDSDTENSSPLVCYKPVAAIIRETNQIQRHHGRIKVEGARAQDRVFEKNPSISVSQMKNAFDVPKKSTERPTEVKAPPKKGKDFELWKHQNIHACLKCEDDVT; encoded by the exons ATGGGACAGAAGCTGGAGAAGACATCAGAAAAGGAACAGGAAGAATCACGTGATGGCTCTGATTGGACTGAGCAAGCTGGAAACACACAACGGACTGAGACGAATGCACAAAATGAGAGCACACACCAGTGTGGTGACAACCTCGGCGGCTTTGCGACCATTCAGAGAACGGGTGCGATTAGCCAGCGCAGCATCAGATGCTTGCCTGCTGGGCATGAAGGGAAGCTCGCTACTGACCCCCAAACTGAACAGCCAATCAGAAATTTAGCTCAATGTGACCCCCCTCTATACAACCGCAGGAAGCGGGTGGGTGGAGGCAGTCAGAGCTGTGGTGTTAGTCGCAGTGCAGAGGAGCCAAAAACTGTGCAGACTCCTAAAGAGACAAGACAACCGTCAGAGTTCTGTTTGGGTGTACATCGAGCCTCTGAGACTGAGGCTACTGACATGGAGCAAAGACACGGGAAGAAGTATCAAATTTCTGTTAGCAATTTAGGTCTAACAGCCTCATGTGATCCCGCTAATGAGGAAGACTTTGTGGTGCTTGAGAAGGATGACACTTGGTTGACATCCAATGGGAGAGGCAAGCTGCCTTTTGGCAACATGGTGAAATCGGAGAACCTCCAGACATCTGTTGCTAAAGGACTAAAGGAAAACTCTTCTGTGGCCATTGACGATGAGAAACCCCACCACCCGTATAGTAACCCCCCTGAAGAAAAGGTTAACGAGAGGCAAATCTGCAGTAAAACTGATATGACCGACAGCGTGGCAGCACACACTGCCTGCTTTGGGATAGAAATGGCTCAACGTTTTCCTGAAGTGACAGGCAGCAGGTGTCATCTAAAAGGAGTCAGTTGTGTCGGAGCTGCCTGCACTGCGACAACTGGGAGAGGAAAAACAGCACGGCAGCAGAGCCTGAATGGCTGTGGTATGGGGCGAGTTTCTCCTAACATACCCCAGGAGCACTGGTCCAAACACAATACCGGCTCAATTAAAAGAATGAGATGTGCTGATGGTTTGGAAAATGTCTTTGATGAAGAAGTTCAGTTAATTATGCAGGAAGTGCCTGATGACGAGGAAGAGCTCACACGCAAAATGAAGGCAAATGGGGAATTCCACTTGGAGAAGATGGACCCTTCTTTGAGTGAGCCTGGGAATCAAGATAAAGAAAACCAGAATTCACAGTTTAATGAACATAGAACACAGCATGACAACAGGTTAGCTGGCAGCGTCTCTGACAGGACGAAAGGAGTCGTCTCAG GGCATGAAGGCTGTGATGAAAAGATACAGACTGCGAGTTTAAAGAAGGACAGCAAGCTTGTTTGCTTCTCTGCAGTCAACACCAAACCATCTTTAACTCGTGCGTTTCCAAAAGAAGACACATCAACAGAAACACAACTCAGTACTGTCACATCTCAACCAGTGACAGAGGTCAACCCTGAGTCATGTGTTCCTCTCAAAGACTCTGTCcctaaagacaaggttaaagTTAAAGGCCCACCTCCACCAGTccccaaaaaaccaaaaaaaacatttataaagcttAAAATGGCAAAATTGTCTACTGATGCTCACAGAAGAGGCAAAGATCAACTGCATTCTGAAGAGAAGGTCCAAAGGAGCCATACTTTTCATTTCAACAAAGACACACCATACAACACTCCATCAAATATGGACATGTTCTTGCTGTTGGATAACAGGGGTGCTTACGCCAAAAAATCCAACATACGACAGATGTCAGCTGATCCTGAACTTTGGCAACATCTACCACTTGGACAGGCAGATGACCAACACAAAGATATGATTGACTTTGACTTTTGTGGACGTTTGGCAGAACTGTCTCCAGATGATGAGACAAAAAACCTAGACATGTTGCAGAAAAGACTGTTCCTGGAAAAAAGACGCAGATATAAAGGCTCACCTCCACCTGTTCCAAAAAAACCCCATAAATCATTTGCCTCCACAGAGAGGATTCTAGATCCCGAGGTTACATCAGAAAATGAAATCCAAAGACCAAAACTTGGTTTTTCAGGGACAAGCGAACCCGAACCTCAGCAAATGTTTGACAAAGCAGAGGCAAAGGTGATCCACAGTGACCACAACAAATATGGTAACCACAAAAACATAACTGGTCATGATAGTGATAGCGACACAGAAAACAGCAGTCCGCTGGTTTGCTACAAGCCTGTGGCTGCAATCATCAGGGAAACAAACCAGATACAGAGACATCATGGGCGAATAAAAGTTGAAGGGGCCAGAGCTCAAGATCGGGTCTTCGAGAAGAACCCAAGTATAAGTGTATCCCAAATGAAAAATGCTTTTGATGTCCCCAAAAAATCCACAGAGAGACCAACAGAAGTTAAAGCACCACCAAAGAAAGGTAAGGACTTTGAGCTGTGGAAACATCAAAACATTCATGCATGTCTGAAATGTGAGGACGATGTCACATGA